ACTGTCTGCATGGGATAGGTGACTGTGGTGGCAATCGCTTTGGCTACTGCTCCAATGATGAAGACATCCAgagaggagagctggagagcagaggaggagcaATCTCAGTCGAGCCAGGACACTTGTACACTTGGGCACACTTTAAAATCAGGGATTACCTTCATGCGCTTCTTTAAAAGCTGCCGTTTTAAGCCTTCGTAGAACATGAACTGGATGGCAGGGTTGAGGACCAGCAGCAAGGAGGGGAAGGTGCCGTTCCACAGAGCTGAGATCCCCTCATCGCGGACAATCTGGTGGAATGCATCTAAGCAAGAAGGCAGGCTTTTGAAAAGCACCATGACAGGGCCCTAACTAGAAAAGACAATTGTTCTGTTCAAATGGGCCCAAAGCGAAACCATCCTCCTTTCAATGACATTATGGGGCAGAATCCCTTACTTAGGTACCTTTCTGTTtatctggcttttttgtttttgttttttaaaagatgttcttGCTGTGTAACCCAGTATGGCCTTGAACACTGTATCTTCCGGCCTCAGACAACAGGTGTGGACTGCCATGCACTGGAGTTAATGCACTGCCTTTTAATAATCATCAGACTGTGATCACAGCCTCCATCATAGGCTTCTCTTGACAAGCCTGGGCATAGGATGCTGCACTGTCAGCATACCAGGGAACTGCACTGTACAGAACTGTACACTGTAAACCATATATTTCACAAGGCCTAGCACAACACAAGATAAGGTCTTTTCTTGGAATCTATGACAAAGGACTtacaagaaaaaaaccccacttctGTCCCAAAGAGAAATGCATGAGACATGACAGCCTGGCCATGTGGTTGTACTAAAGAGCAGAAgtgaggcagggtgtggtggctcactatGGCAACCCCAGCCCTCcagagactaaggcaggaggatcaagactCCAAAGCCAATTGTAGGGCATGAGCTTGCCTTTAAAaagcagaagttcaaagccatctgtGAGTATCCTGGTACCATTATCCAAATATATCATTACATATTATAAAGTATAATATTCATAAGAAATATTAACCTGGGCTGGTTGTAGTGTAAGCACCCATATCACTAGCATTGGGGAGGGTCAAAGGCAGGagatctcaagtttgaggccagcctaggttacagcGTGAGACTGTCTATAAaacaagctgtgtgtggtgggtcACACCTGTCATTTCAGTACCTGGAGGGctgctatgaatttgaggccagactaggatgttaagttcaaggccaacctgggaaaCAGCAAAAATCTTatctaaaacagacaaacaaaaaactcacaacTCCCCCTTGAGCTGGGGCTCTAATtcaggagagtgcttgcctagtctATACAAAGCcatgggttcagtctccagcgtGGCGCTGTGATgaactcctgtaatcccaacactgagacgtggaggcaggaggatcagaggttcaagacCATCTTTagcatgagtttgaggcaagcctaggATATatggacttaaaaacaaaacaaaactctaaaccaaaacaacaacaacaagctttAGTTTAAGAGTGTAGCTCAGGGGTATAATGCTTGCCAGGCACacttgaggccctgggtttaatctctaacactgcaaaaaataaaaataaagataaaataaataaattaattaaaaaaacaaaataaaacctcacaTGCTCACAGTCTTCCCCTCTTCCCATCTACTCCTTGGGAACGTACAAGTCTTTATCCCTAGCCCTTGCTGTTACCAGCAGGCAAGGCGGGAACAGGGGCGCAGTCGGTGAGTCCTCTGCTGTTGTGTTGTTGATATGAGAAGAGAGCATTCAGGACTGAGACTCAGCTGTGCTCAGCCCAGATGAGTCCCTATCACCCACAGATATACAGACAAACAGTGGTTTGCTGGAATGTGAGGCTGTGTGCTATGCAGCTTTACTGTGGAAACAGATTTCAAATACAAAGGACACACCCCAGAGACACGTACCCATAATGCCTTTGTAGTTAGTTGGTATGATGTCTTCATTCCGAAATTTTGCCCCTTGCAGCTTCAGTCTGGTGTTTACCACCCAGAGTGGAGTCGTCAGCAACACATTCACCActccttaaaaacagaaagacattTGAAGGAAGTGTCACCTTCTAATTTTGTTGCCTTAAGTTACATACCAATATGGCCTTTATATTTCTGCCACTGACTTCAGGTAGGGTTTACCTGTGTGCTGGGGTACAACACATGCTGCTGCCATTAGAAGCAATCCTCACACAAAAAGAGTGGAGAATTTCCTTACTCGCTCAGTGAGGGCaattgtttgttgatttttttttttttaaatagcattcaAAATGGTGATTTAAGGATGGGGATTTAACTCAGGGGTAGAGCAGTTGTCTAACACATGCAAGGCCTGGTTTAATTACCAGCAgcgcaaaacaaaacataaaacaaaccacAAGGCCACCCCCAAAAACAAAGGAGCAGTTTGAGACAGCTTTAAACACAACTGTTAAATAACAGCCTCGGAGAGGGGAGTGGTCTATGACACCATGCTAAATCCATGTCAGCACGGAGAAGACAACTGCCAGCTGGAGTAAGCAGTGTATTATCAACAAGTACTATCTGGTACTATGGGTGACAGGTGAGAGGACAGAGTGACATTTCCAGGTGCTTCAACTGGGACCACGAGCTCACAGAGGAGCCCATCACTCAAAGGATTAggacaggcagcagcaggcagcagttACAAAGTGTCACAAAATACCGCAGACTTCAGGTGCACCAGGACTCTTACAAGCCTGAACACCAGCAGTGGCCCCGGGCTGCCTCCAAGCAGCACAGTGAGCCAGGTGCTTCTTGGAAAACACATGGTCCCAATTTAACAGCATCTTGAGATATTAAAACGTCCTCAGCGTCCTGAAATGATTAAAGACAATACCACATAGGATTGTAACAAAACGCCTGACAAATGGTGTACACCTCCGAACTACAGGTCAACCAAGGAACAAGCAGAGTGTGTGTGATGGAACTGTCAGGCTCCAGCTGAGCCCAGAAACAAAGAGGAACAAgcctaaagaagaaaaagaagcaacccccctacacacacactttgctaAAAAAGTCctttaaacaaaaaacagaaaggaaaaaaaaaaaagttttcatttatgGAATCTCAAAACACCCCACAGAGAAAACAGTTGAATCAAGGATAAACTTGGTGAAAGCAGCAGAGATTCAAatccattattttctttgtttcatacaGTTACCAAagatgtttttctgtttattttccagGAGCACTGTACCAAATATTTCTCCCAAATAAGAGATATATAAGTAATCTTATGAGTGCACTTCTAGAGAGTCACATAACCCTGCCAAGCCATCTGTGGCCCTGACTCTGTTCATCTGGAAGCATTGATCACAATCTGAAAACACTGTGCCTGCTATAGAAGATCCTCGCTAGGCTCTTTCTAAAAAGGTACCAGTGCCGCACTGCCCAAGACACATGTCCATCTGCCCAGAGCTCAAGATGGATACCGGCTTGATGCGACGTACACCTCATTTCAGAGACAAATCAGTAACTGGGAAAAATCAGGTCAGAAAATGCAAGTGTCAGCCCCtgcccccccgctcccccccccttATCAAGAGAGGACAAGAGAGCTTGGAATCCACACCACAGAAAAGCATAGCGTATGCACCTTCCCAAACAAATTAAATCACTGCCCATTAGGCcgatattcttttctttcttttcttttttttgggggggtgtggaggaggtttttcaaaacagggtttctcggtgtagccttggctgtcttagaccaagctggccttgaactcatagcagaAAGACTGGAAGATTCTGAGGACAATCTCAAGTACGGAGTGTACCACAATGTTTACTGAAGGGATGGAAGTCATTGCAAAGCTCTGCCCCTGAGAAGATCAGAACGGATGGAGAGGTACCTTTTTACCACGATCATTTTATGAATCCTGGGGTGGAATGCACTCAAAATACTTGACAATGCTTTTTAAGAACTTCACTAAAATTTGCAACTTACATAATCAGGCAAATGGCAGCATTCCAGAGCTATGCAGGACTAACTCCCATTCCTAATAACACAGCACAGGCAGACCCTCAGGGAGCGGGGGCAGTGCTCCTGGTGGCTCTAATCTGTGGGTGTGGCTTCAGTTCTAAGACTGAATACTAATTAACACTCTTCTACCTAAGGCCAGGGGGGTTACTTTTCTTTTGAATATCTATGAATCTACTTTTCCTTTTCAATAACAGTCATTTATGAGAAAGCAGAACCAAAATCAAGAGCTGTGAAACACTAACCAAACACGTAAAACCCACTCAGCCGCCCAGGAAAAGGAGCCAGGGGGAACACCACCCCAAATTCAGCAGCTattatattaacttttaaatgtaGGCTATTGGAGGCTTGAAGAGGCTCCACTCTGGTGTCCCCTTATTTGCCTAACTGGACGCCATCCTTGAGTGTCATTGGAGAGCAAACTGTATGGGTAGACTGTCTCCCCAGACAATTCTCTTCCAGAGAGAACCATACAGAACATTCTGGTCCCTTGGCCCACTCATCTCTAATAGCCATGCACTACTGCTGCTCAAAAACGACCTCTCTCTTGGACAGAGAAGGGTGCACAGGCTCTTGTGTAGCCACCGACCTGAGGTTGCCTCCTGTTCAATTTAAATACATTTGTGCTATTAAACATCATGATGCATTCCTCCCGAGAGAGGCAGTGGGTATTTGTGACTTTCatctgccattttgttttatttcattctatcTTTTTTTGGGTGAGGATTGCTTTTAGAGACAAGACCCCACTTGTGTATTTTATCACTTGTTAACCTGTCCACTGTCAGCTCATTTCAGAAACCTTTCCAGAGTAAAGAAGCAGCTGATGTTCATCCTCACACCAGGAACACCTGGGAcatagctggttttttttttctgaaatcttaaaaataaacagagcagggcgtggtggcgcacgcctgtgatcccagcactcgggaggcagaggcaggcggatcgctgtgagttcgaggccagccgggtctacaaagtgagtccaggacagccaagggtaacacagagagaccttgtctcgaaaaaccaaaacaaaaacaaaaacaaattaaaaataaacagctttGTTCAAGAGGGAACTGTGTCTCAGATGCACAGCTGGGAAGTGTGTTGATGACAGCTGATGAGGGAAAAtgtccagagctggggagatggagttcagatcctcagcccCCCCAATAAATAGCTGGGCAtgaatgcatgtacatgtgcctgtATCTCCAGtgctgtgtgtatgcataagACTCTGTCTCGAGGGAACAAGGCGGAGAGCGACACCCAATATACTCTGGCCTTCACacgcatgaatgcacacatgcacacacacatacacactacctaggtaaataaattttaaaaagagaaagaaaatggcaaatcCAGCTTGGAGAGTTGAAACAGttagatcatgagttcaaagccaacacaGTTTATGTAgtaagatcttgcctcaaaaatcTACTTGCTCAGGGAGGCAtacttctgtgagttcgaagccagcctcgtctacaaagtgagtccaggacagccaaggctcagtGTTGTGCCCCTGCTGACACACCCCCATTACCATGTGCCAGTCTGCCAGTCTGCCCACCGGGACCTGGTGCAGGGCCCTTGTACAGCCTCCACAGTCCTCTGCTCTCATCAGCAGCTTCATTTCACTCTGGGGCTCAGTTCAAACCTGTGAGCTCTGGAGCTCTGGCAGGGGCATCTCAGCAGCCTCCAACAGGACTCATTAGCTAACATGGCGCCCCCGAAACCTCGCTGCACtcatcttccttctgcctccaccccttTAGCCCTCTGTTCTTTAGCGCTCACACGCATCCCTGCAGTGTGATGTACAGGGTAAGATCTAAAAGAGAGTACCAGTGGTTCCCATCACAACAAAAGAGCAACCAGCTATCAAGGGAAAGTGGGACATGGCAAATTACAGCCAATGAAACTGACGCAGCTCGTAAATGTATTGTTACTCAAAAACTTCTGACAGTGCGGAAAGACACTAACATGTCCCTCTATGCGTCTGACAAAGCTCATGACAACTACATTAGGATCCAACAGTTCCATTTTAGGACACATATACCAAAGGAAGTTCTCAAAGAGATGCCTACGTCCGTGTTCATGAAGCACTACTCACAACAGCACGTGGTGGATGCAGCCCAAGCGTCCACCAGCAGATGAACGGATTCACACAGTGTGATGCCGTCATATGCGGAACGTtacctttttttttataatgcaaatttctttttttttttttttttaatttatttgcattggtgttttgcttgcatgtatgtctgtgagagggtgttgcatcctctggaactggagttacagacagttgtgagctggcatgtgggtgccgggaattgaactcaggacttttggaagaatagcgagtgctcttaaccactgagccatctcttcagccccaaatttctttttttcttttctttttttttaagatatatttattattatgtacacagtgttctgcctgcatatacactcacatgccagaagaaggtaccaggtcacactatagatggtgtgagccactatgtagttgctgggaattgaactcaggacctctggaggagcagtcagtgctcttaactgctgagccatctctccagccccctggaacGTTACCTTTCAACAGCATGGTCTGCTGCGTTGTGTTATTTTGCTCCCTGggatctggttgctgcccagatgagcacCTTCTCGTGCACACCTGcccttgttgtgtaaaccttgctctacctaatttaaagctGATCGGttaataaaaaatgctgaagcctGAGCAGGGCAGAAGCGAGAGGAGGAGCTAAGGCTCAAGGGCTTTTGGgggcagaaggatcatgggaaggggagacagagaaaaaagaaggaagcagagccgCCATGGGTCATCATGGAGGGAAACACGTGGCTGGATTGGCACAACCGGAGGACAGCAGCCCAGATGAGAAGCAGAGCAAGTATTTATGGATAACGGATGAGACGCAGCCCACATAGGAGTCATTAGAGCAATTGGCATAGGCTGCGGAACTGAGAGATAAAGGCTAGTTTAGGAGCatagtatctgccctgccccaacaAAAACAAGGCTTATCTGAAAATCTATCAGgggtctgtgtcttttattgtttgatagcaggttaaataaagtcactgtaataattataggtctTTAGTAATACACATTAGTAGCCATATCTTTATTTTCTACAACATTATCTAGACATTAGGTAGGAAAATATATGTCAAAATGCGACAATATGGTTGAACTTTGGAGAACCGGCTAAGTGGAATAAGGTCATTACATTTGTACTGAGTGATGTCACTTACACGCAGCACTTAATGTAGTCAAACCCCTAAGGCTAGAGAAGGAGAGATGAGGGATTCACTTAGGGTGTATGATTGTAAGAGGAAAGCCTTCTGGCATCAGTTTTAAACTGCAAGCATACTTCACATGACGAACTTATCTTAAAGTGGTTACAGTGACAAATTCTGTCATGTGCTTTTATCATCACAGTAAGAAAACATGtcagagctgggggtggtgggaggacagcctggtctacagatggagttccaggacagccagggctacacagagaaaccctgtcttgaaaaagaataagaaaaagaaaaagagaaagaaaaagaaaaaggaatatatgtCAGAAAAACCGGCCATATTCTCTGCATTACTGGGTGCTAAAATAATCTCCTAGAGGATATATGAAGCACAGATCAAtactaaaatataaagaaaaccttGTTACCTGCAACAAATCCAATCACCAGATCTTTTCCTGTAGAAGAACGTTGACCTTTGACCCATACTGCTTTGAGGCTATTAAAAGTGTAGAAATAGACAAAATTGGAGCAGCAGAGACTGGAAATAACTGGAAACCACCCTCGGTATGGTGCCAGGCTATGGAAAAAACACAATAAGCAAAGTAAAGGTTATGGACAAA
This window of the Acomys russatus chromosome 17, mAcoRus1.1, whole genome shotgun sequence genome carries:
- the Slc25a17 gene encoding peroxisomal membrane protein PMP34 isoform X1, with protein sequence MASVLSYESLVHAVAGAVGSVTAMTVFFPLDTARLRLQVDEKRKSKTTHAVLLEIIKEEGLLAPYRGWFPVISSLCCSNFVYFYTFNSLKAVWVKGQRSSTGKDLVIGFVAGVVNVLLTTPLWVVNTRLKLQGAKFRNEDIIPTNYKGIMDAFHQIVRDEGISALWNGTFPSLLLVLNPAIQFMFYEGLKRQLLKKRMKLSSLDVFIIGAVAKAIATTVTYPMQTVQSILRTLWNRGTLQRPRSQAAPDGAHGCPHVPGVREADSCHLHRYGPEELTQALSSAHRTVRRCACCTEKRPGAPFPQAPSTPQTFLASAGKARKAKQRV
- the Slc25a17 gene encoding peroxisomal membrane protein PMP34 isoform X2, producing the protein MASVLSYESLVHAVAGAVGSVTAMTVFFPLDTARLRLQVDEKRKSKTTHAVLLEIIKEEGLLAPYRGWFPVISSLCCSNFVYFYTFNSLKAVWVKGQRSSTGKDLVIGFVAGVVNVLLTTPLWVVNTRLKLQGAKFRNEDIIPTNYKGIMDAFHQIVRDEGISALWNGTFPSLLLVLNPAIQFMFYEGLKRQLLKKRMKLSSLDVFIIGAVAKAIATTVTYPMQTVQSILRFGRHRLNPENRTLGSLRNVLYLLHQRVKRFGIVGLYKGLEAKLLQTVLTAALMFLVYEKLTAATFTVMGLKSSHKH